Genomic DNA from Phyllostomus discolor isolate MPI-MPIP mPhyDis1 chromosome 12, mPhyDis1.pri.v3, whole genome shotgun sequence:
TGCCCAGGTTCCTCTGAGCATCATTTTAGGTCACATGGGAGTGAAATGAGGTCTGAGGGGTGTGGGTGTGGAACGATACAAGGATGTTGACATGTTTCCAAGCAGTGAGTGGACCATCACACACCCGCACATATAAGGATAcacaaagggccctggctggcatagctcagtggattgagcgcgggctgcaaaccaaagtgtcacaggttcgattcccagtcagggcacatgcctgggttgcgggccacggcccccagcaactgcacattgatgtttctctctctctctctctccccctcccttctctctctaaaaataaataaaatctttaaaaaaaaaggatacacaaaggaaaaaagtactGCTGGGTAATTTTTGGTAGCAAAAACCAGGAAACAAGCAAAAGCCCATGTATAGGAGAATGGATGTACACCCTCCTCGGACAAAGAAGTGCACAGCAGGAGGAAAGGCAGAGCCTCCATGTCCACAGGGCTGCACTGAGGAAAACAACCCCATGAAAATGAGAAGGCCCAGCAGCATGACACAGTTGACTTGTTTTTAGAAGGCAAAACAACACTGTGTGTGTCTGTAGTGAAGGTGTAGACCCCTGTGGGGCAGCAACAGCAGTTCCTGAGAGGCGTCCCCTCTGGCGGGAGCCAGGAGGTTGTGACTGGGAAGGGTGTGCAGAGAGCTTGGACCATCTCCACTTTAtgccttgttttgtttcttttcttttatttatttattttcagggaggaaagcaggggtggggggggggagagagagagagagagagagagagagagagagagagagagagagagagagagagagagagagatctatgtgtggttgctgggggttatggcctgcaacccaggaatgtaccctggctgggaatcgaacctgggacactttggttctcagcccgcgctcaatccactgagctacgccagccagggtacttgttttgtttcttaagttGTGTGGTGAGTCCATGAGTCTTTGTTACACTACCACGTGCAGTTTTGCTTGCTTgaagtatttcataatttttagaaaagcaaCCCTCACAAAAGAGCATGGCCTTCAAATCACCATCTCTGGGTCTGAATCTCACCTCTGCCAACTGACTGGTCAGtcgtctgagcctcagtttcttctcctgTAATCTGGGCACAACGCCCCACCTTGTGAGGCTGTGAGGGTGCTTAGCATAGTTCCTAGAAGTTCCTCTTCTTTGGCCCAGAggccctctcccttttcctccagggACCCCAGTGTTTAGTGGAGACCCtcgatatatacatatatatagcaGGTCACTAGCCCCTCTGCGCTTCAGTTCTTCCTTACGATCCCCCTCTAAGGAAGCCTGGAATCGGAGGCTGCGGCCCTAGAAATAAATTCACCTCTTTCGTCATCCGCCAGTGGCTGAGCCGGTTTCTAGGCCCTCGACTGCCGCCCAGCGGCGGAAAGGCGCGGCTGCAGGATTGCGGGCCCTCTCAGGACTGCGTGGCCTGTCTGGGCGACTCCACCTCCCACTCACCTGGTGCCTCTGGGGTCTGGCGCTGTGCCTGAGAACCAGTTGATTGGCATTGCGTTCTCATGGGAACTCTTGGAGATGTCTTAAATCTCAGCAAAAGAGGAAACTGGGGCCAGAACGAGGAGTGACTTTGGGCCTCACTTAACCATTTCCCTCACTTCTGAGGAACAGTGCATGAGACATCACAAACTACCCAGCCTGTGACTTACTTTTCCCATCTTCAAATTGCAGGTGCCTTTTGTCACTTACTCCACAAGGTTGCAGAGTGTAAATCATACATAATACTTATAAAGTGCCTTGCATGTGGTAGGCTGTGTTCTTTCTGTAGGAAGTTTCCAGTTTTGACAACTTTTGAGCTGGGAAGGATGACAGCTTCATTCCTCACCGGGTGTAGGATTCTGGTTTGATATTCAACTTTGAATACCATGGTCTTAAATTGGGTGACACCAATTGACTGCCTGCCAGGTGCACTGCTCTGAGCCAAAGCACCCTCTCAATGCTGTATCTCTGGGACACCTCAGGAGTAAGCAGCACTACAGATAAAGATTGAAAGGCTCAGAGGGGCAGTAAGTTACTCCAGGTTGCACAATTAGGGGCAGAGCTGGTATTTGAATTCTAGTTGTTTGGGATTCAGAGGCCAGGAAATGGGTCCGATCTGAGGGCAACTTGGACTGGAGACCTTGGCCAAGGCAGCTGAGGATCAGCATCATAGTTCTCCTGTCAGATGTACCTGGTCACATATGGAAGGGGACCTTTCCAGGACCGTCCCTGTGGGTCAGCACTTGTCCACCAGGCTCCCTTTCATTCTGCCGCCCACACCAGAGGTCCAATCACAGGCAGAGCATCCGCCCCATTGGCACCAAGAACCACTGCCACGCAGGACTGTAGATGGGTGGGGCACCCCAAGGGAAGGGAACAGGAAGCCAgcttccccacctctcccacccaggGTGTGACAGGCAGGTCCTAGCCTGCTCTGTACTGCCTCTTAATTGTCCCATCCTAATTCTGGAGCAGGTACACCCAGCTGGAGTTCATGGCAGGGCCCAAGGTCACAGATTGAGGGCTGAGGCAGGACCCACCTGCCCACGCAGACAACGGAaaggcacacagcaggcacactTCGACCTGAGATGGGAGTCTGCACTctgtccctgcccacctccttccAAAGAAACACTGCAGCCCCAGAAGAGCCCGCTTTGGTCCAGCAGGGGCCTGGGTCACTACAGCAGCCCAGGCTTCAGTTGGGGCCACTGCCTGAATAGCCTCTcctttgtttctcatttcctGAGAATTGCAAAGGCAGTATGTGAGGGAGGTACAAGGGCTTCTGGGTCCtagcccaccacccacccaccccaggcaTCTTACCTACCTGGGGCAGGATTGTTTGAATTGGGAAGGCTGAGCCTTAGGCTTTGGCAGCCACAGCCCCCCAGGGTCCCCTGGCTCCTCCTTCCTCATGCCCCCACATGGAAGAGGAGCAGCCAGTCAAGAGACTCAGACCAGGATTACGAATGAGGCAATTTATTAACCCAGCATCATTTGTTCTAATGCTTCTTGTtggcagctgccacctgtgggaaaGATGGAAGAAGTTCATTGAGGACATTTGTGGGGTCTGTATTCCGGCACTTAGTGACAGCCACCGGCGCCCAGAGGACTCCAGGCCTCGTGATGTGTGTGGTCTCACATGTATTCATATTGCGAGAATCCTCACAACCCTGGGCCTTTCACCTTTTCACAGAATCATTAACTGGGACTCCAGGAAGAGCGCTGGAGTGGGATTCCCACACTGCCAAATGCCCTGTCACTCACACTGAtgtctgtgccaggccctgctctggaAGAGCTCTCCCTCTCCTAGGCCACTCGGCTTTCAGAGGGCAACACCGTCTATCCCTCTGACACTTGACTGAAGTGACTAAAACACTTCAAGGCTCTTGGGGggcctgagtgctggcctgtgaactggaaggtcacaggtctgattccccagtcagggaacaagcctgggttatgggcccgatccccagatgggggcattCAAGATGCAaccaaccagtcgatgtttccctccctccttctccagaCACCAACAAGGTTGCTGGTTTGTGCTGGGGGATATAGGGTTCCTGCTGTTTGCAGCTCACTGAATCCTAATCCTAACCACCTTGAAGCAAGCAAAAGTAGATCCCTCTCCCACCAGGGAGACTGGCTCCAGCTGAACCAACTCTGCCCCAGGGtgtccagccagccagccatcaGGATGGAGACCTGAGTTCTAAGCCACTCCATCTGATGCCCAGAAGCAGGAAGAGTGAGGAGGAAACACTGAAGATAGAATCTGTGCAAAGCTGATGCCCTGCATAAAAAGCAGCCCATCTGAACCCttgggttccctttactccagtTCTAGCAAAAAAGTGAGTCAGAAATGCTTTCTCTTGCCTGCTCCTAGGGaagaccctcccccaccccccactggcaGCCCAGGCTGAGCCCTCCAGGggaggaaattattatttttttaaattatttatttttagagagagggaaaggcagggttgcctctcgcatgccccctactggggacctggcccacaactcaggcatatgccctgactgggaattcaaccagcgaccctttggttcacttttggctcccaggccagcactgaatccactgagccacaccagccaagcgCAGGGGAGGAAACTCTTGTCTGACAAAGCCCAGGCTGGGGGAAATGCCCAGATAGTGACCGAGGGACTCGGCCTCAGCCTGCACTCAGGCCTCACCTGTCCGGCGATTCTGTCCAGATCTCTCTGTCCCTGCGGCGTCAGTTTGCGGCccctgggagagaggtggggagaaaagggttATGCAGCCCCTGGTGAGGGAAGGGTTTCAACCACCTTCCCTGCCAGGCTGGATGTGAACTGGGCTTCCCCGAAAAAGCACCTGGTCACGGAACCATGTGCTGCCAGCCAAGTCCCACTGATGGCCCCAGTAAGGCCGCATTCCAAGGAACTTGGGGCAGAGAGGGGGGCCCCTTGGGAGCTGACAGGGTGTCATTTGTGCAAGCATTAGATCAAAAGCCCCGAAAAATCAATTGGGCAAAGTTAACGAGCAGGCTAATGAAAGCGGACAGTCGCTAAATTACCttcctggagcccagggaagtCAGCCAGAGAGGTCGGGGTGAGACCCTTGGCTGCTCCCTTTTCTGCAGAATCCTGTCCACCCGAGGGGCAGGTCCAGACTGTGTGAAGACAGAGCTGGCACCTCTGCGTGGGGGGAGCGGGATGGCCCTCACTAAGTTCATTATAGGTGACTTGGCCCCAAGGCACTTCCATCACCCCCCTTTCCCAGCATGCCCTTCCTTGCTTACCCATCCTGGTCCTTCTCCACCATTTTCAGCCCCTCCAGGGCTTGGAGGACCCGGCGGGCCACGCTCTTGGAACCTCTGCTAAAGTGGCTGGGCATGACACCATTTCTCTGTCGTCCCCCGTAGATCTTGGTCATGGAGCCAACCCCAGCGCCGCCCCGGAGATATAGGTGCCGCGCTGTGGAAGCTGGGAGGGTGCAAAGGAGAGTTGAGGGAAGGGCCCCAACACACGAACAGTTCTGTGTGTGTGGCAGCCAATGCTCTGTTTCACAGCCAGGGGGGCTGAGCACACACACTAAGACCCAGCATCTGACCTCCACTCTCACCATGGCCCAGCCACACtgcaccccaggcccagcccaggacACAGAACACCCAAGCAGTGGAGGGAGTGACAGAGCCATCCTGCTGAGGCTGAACCTGAGGGTCTGTGGGGAGAGCCTAGCAAATGTTTAAGCCACAACTGTCCGTCTCCGTATGccagagaggggcaggagaaTGGAGAAGGGACCTACTGCCACTTGAGTACAATTCTGAGCCCTCAACCCCCAGAAAGACCTCGGTGGGGGTGGAATAGGGGGACAGGGCTAAGACCCCATGCAGTGGGTGTTCCCAACCTGCACCGTGCATCAGCCCCTGCATGGACTTGGAGGCTGTTGTCCCTACACTGGCCTGGGTAAGCCCCTGGTCCACTCTGCCAGCCTCCTTGGAAATGTTCTCACTTGGCTCTGGCAAGGCACTTACCCCCATCCAAGAACCAGGGGTAACCCTCTCGCAGATGAGGGTAATTGTGAGGATTCCATGTGAATGTGTCAAGCACTGTTgtcctttacagaaaaggaaaacaggcaccAGAGGGCACTCACTGGCCTCTTGTCACACAACTCTGGAGGTACAGTTCCTCCAGGCTGTTCTGGTTTTCTACCTCAGGGGGCCACTGCTGAGGTGCACAAAGTACCCAGACTTCAGTTACAACAGGGCCCTCCCTGGCCGGGACACAAAGGGCAGGGACCCCAGGCCACCCCAGAGGCTAGTGCTGCAACTACTTACTGCTGAGAGCTAGGTGACCCTCCAGTGTTGTGAAGTGGGGATGGGCTGAGACTGAGCAGGGCCcgccttccctctggctgctgctccAAGAGCACCTTTCTCACCCCTTTCCCTGCCCTCTGATTGACAGGACACAGCCATGGGCTTTGGGGGGTCAACAGTGCAGCCTCTCCTCACTAAAAGCAAACCTCTCCTTGGTCCTTCTTATCCCAAACTTCCCTCACCCTACCCTCTACTCCCCTGCCCTGTAGGCATCAAGCTGCCCACCCCCTGGTAGGATGAAGAAACTCACTTGGTATAAGCCATCACCCATAATCTTTCTACTGGGAGTGACACCATAGGAAAACTTGACCCTTTAAGGCCAGCACAGGTGCCCAAACACCTACTGCCACccctggccaggccccagctCTGTGGGGAGATCAGCTTCCCCACTTGAGGTGGGCAGAGGACAGCCCGAGGAAGGGGGTAAGGCGAACACTCTTAAGATGCCCAGAAGAGGCTGCCTACCAGAAACGAGATGCCGAAACCCGGTCTCACCAGGCTGGGACCAGCACCCTGACCAGTCCCAGCCTGGGCCTGATGTGGGAAAGGTGGCCCAGCCCTGAGCTGCCCAGAAGACAGTTGGAATTTCAACCCCGCTCCTCATCAGCTGCGTCAGCCTGACTACCTTTCTCAGGTTTGTGCTTACTTGAGTAGCGACTGGCAGAGAACACCCTCCTGGAAGGCCCGTTATTTCTTCAAGGGGGTAGGTTGGGTTTAAACTTTCTTAAATGACCTGGTGTGATGTCAGATGTTACAAGGCCCTCCCCTGTCACCCCAGTTTGTGATAATTATCTTCCTAGCCTattaggagaaagaggaaggttaTTAATGTCAAAAATTGGAAGCTTTAACAATGGAAATACGGAGTTCCACAAAAGAGTGACCTCTTTTTCACTCTCCTTGCTTTAGCCCTTGAGACCAGGCCCTAGCTCCACCCTTGAAGTGGCTTTGTAACCACACAGATGCAGGTCGTCCCCGCTGGTGTTACAAGGGCGAGAGTGAGCGAGGGCCTGTCACGAATGGCTGCTTCTTTGGTCCCTCTAATGGCCTTCTGCTCCTTGGGGTGGCAACTTGCCCCTCAACTGTGAAGGAGGGAAGCACTTAGGGCCCTCGCCCACTGTAAGTCCAGTCAAGGTAGAGCAGCTGCACGCCCTGCTAGGCCACTGGGTTGGGACACCAGGCACCAAGCACATGGCTGACCAAGCAATGCTATGCTGTGTCTTCACAGCTCAGCATCTCGATTGCTGGTTTTAAGTTCAGATTAGTGGCCCCAGCCTGACCTATTTAGTCAAAAGTGAGGGAAGGAAGCCTCCTAGATGCATTTTGCCCTTGACCCTCCTCTGCTAAATTTCTAAGGGGAGAAATCACTTCCCTGACAATAACTCAGCCCTTGACTTGCTCCTGTATTGTCCTCCAGGCCTCGTTCTTTCCACTAACACAACAGGAGGTAGGCCCCCAGTCCCATGTAGAGTGGACCACTCAACCTGCACTCTACAATAAAGCGCAATGAATGTCCCAACTGAGCGGCTGCCCACTGCCAGATGCCCAATAAGACACACACTGGATTCTCACCCCGCTCTCAGGTGGGCCATTTTGGGAGTGGAGATCAAGGAGGCTTGCCTGGGGCCACACCGCATGAGGAAAGACCCAAGTTCTTCCTAGCCACGGTTCCTGCCATTCCAGCAGGTCCCCCCCTCTCCTGATGCAGATTCTTTCTAGccacacctcaccccaccccgcACACCACTGCTGGGGACTCCATattcctgcagccctgcccctctTCTAGCCCACCCTCAAAGGGCCCTGCATACCCTATTGatccaaaagaagagaaaaggcaaaCAGCACAgaccctgctctgccctctgaGGGCCACTTCACCTGCCTGCCCGTTTTCTCTTTGGTGAACAAGAATCTTCTGCGACTCCACCTTGTCCAGAGTGTACGTTGACCACCGAACTAGGTGGAAGCACTCCAAACTGTAAAACAGAGATCGACAAACTTCTCTTGTGAAGGGTCAGATAGTCAATACCTGACACTTCACAGGCCATGTAGTCTGTTGAGACTGTAACTTGGCCTCTGCCTGGGTGCAAACAGATGGACGTGGCTGTACCCCCAATGCAAATGTCCACAACAGACCACGGTGTAGGACTGTCACTCTATGCCGACAGAGCAGCATTAAGTGAGGACAAAGTGAGGTCAAAACGGCAGCTTTGGAAACCCCAAGGAAGGGTTACCAGGGGGGTAGGTAGAGGACATAGCCCAGTATGAGATGCTGGGGAAGGTGCGTGGTGGGCAGAAAGGGGTCATAGCAAATGAGAATCACACAGAGCATCAACCCAATTCCCCGCTAATCTCTCCCCACTAAGAAACACAAATATGAAATGTTGCCAGGAAAGTGCTAGagcccccactcccctccactGATGACAGGGTGGGGAGAACTGTGGCAATCACTAGCTGGCAGACCCCGAACATGTTACTTAAAAACTGTCTGAcatcaagtatttaaaaaaaaaaaaaaaaaagcaagaaagaaagcaTCAGTCCTGTTTGGGAAGTTTTTGATAGATACAGAttaaaatatgcatgtatattcACCTGACCAAATGGGAAAAGCTATCAGATTCTTCCTCCAAATCTTAGATCCAAAACTGCCCTGACCTACCGACTCTTGGGGCACTGCCAAAGAACGTTCAGGACCAGGGAGCCTTGCTTCGTGAGATGGGTAATGGGATGGTGGTTTGTCTAGGTCCCATCACTGTCGCGTGCCCAGAGAAGTCAGCTTCCCCTCACCAACtccattttctttgtaaaagCGCAGCAGTGGGTGGGTACATATGCCACCTATCTTTCCCACCTCACGAAGTTGACCTTTTAGTCTTCAGAGGCCAGAGGCTGTGGCTCAGTCATACTGACACCTGTGCCCAGTCTAGGGCCTGAAACAGAGCAGCCCCCATGGAAATCTGACAATGCCCGAGCACACCAGCAATCTGCAAAACACATGCTCTAAAGTGCCGGACAGTTTGTATCCAAGGCAACTCCCCTCTGCCATTCTGAAGTCTTGGTCAATTTCAAGACTGCTTTCCACCAATTTCCCATCTGAAGACAAGCTTTGGCCAAGACAGAGCCCCCACATttcacaggggagggaggttgggagtgACGGTTCAGAGAAACTTGAAATGTCATGAACAGGTAGAACTAGCTAGCACTGTGAAGCCAGGGGCTACATTGTAATCCTCCCAAGTTGTTATTACTAGAAGATCAATAAGATAGAGAGCTGGCAGATGGTCACAGGCTGactgtaaaattttcttctgagCATTTCAGACCTGCCAGATCCCCAACCACGTAGAAATAACTTGCTAGAGACTGGGAGACAGCGTGGTGCTCTGAGCAATCAAAATAAGACAGCTGACTTCTCTTCAATGATTACTCCGCAAAAGACAAGCATACTTTAAAGCGGTGTATCTGCATTAAACTCATCTGATCCAACAATAACCTGCACTGACACATCACTAaccccatttcagagatgagga
This window encodes:
- the RPS19 gene encoding 40S ribosomal protein S19, with translation MPGVTVKDVNQQEFVRALAAFLKKSGKLKVPEWVDTVKLAKHKELAPYDENWFYTRAASTARHLYLRGGAGVGSMTKIYGGRQRNGVMPSHFSRGSKSVARRVLQALEGLKMVEKDQDGGRKLTPQGQRDLDRIAGQVAAANKKH